From the genome of Borrelia turicatae 91E135:
GATAACAAAATAGATTCTGTTGAGAATAATCTTAATACCAAAATCGATACTAAATTCAATGAACTTGATAACAAAATAGATTCTGTCAGAAGTGAATTAAAATCTGACATTAAAGATTTGGATAATAAGATTGATAATGTTAGAAATGAGGTTTCTCTTGTTAGAAAAGATATGGAAATTAATAATGTGGAGCTTGATAGTAAACTTGATAAAACTGCATCTGAACTTAAGAGTACATTAAGACTTCATGGTTGGATGTTTGGTACCCTTATTACCCTTAATATAGGAATATTCTTAGCATTAATGTCATTATTAGTAAAGTAAATTTATTCAATTAGCCCTTTATTTAATTGATTACATATCAATTATTTTTTATCAAAATCATTTAATTATTTGTTAACAACAATGAATCCTGTTAATTGTTGTATCATACTCAATCTCTTTAAGATTATAGTGCCTATTTTTTTAGTTTCTGTTTTTATTTTGTTTGAAGCTTGTTAACCATTTTGCCCCCTTTGACCCCCTTAGTAAAAAAGGAGGCACGTAATAATGAAAAGAATTACTTTAAGTGCATTATTAATGACTTTGTTTTTATCTTGCAATAAGGAGGGACTATAATATGAAGAATAAATTAAATGAGAGAATTAAAAACTTTAATATAACTATACTTATATCTTTATTTTTACTTATTAGCTGTGGAAGTGGTCAACTTCAAGCTGGTAAGGATGGCGAGGCAGCTACAGGGGGGCGAAGTTTAAGTGAGGTATTAATGGAGGTAGGTAGAAGTGCTGAAAATGCCTTTTATTCATTTTTAGAGTTACTTTCAGATACATTAGGCTTTACTGCTAAATCAACTACAAAGAAGGATGAAGTAGGAAAGTATTTTAGCGAGCTAGGTGTGAAGCTTGGAAAAGCATCTGAAGAATTAGAAGCAGTAGCAAAAAATTCAGAAGTAGAAGGAGTTAAAGATGGATCAATATCCGTAGCAATTAGAGGCGCAGTTGATACGGCTAAGGAAGTTTTAGGTATGTTAAAAGGTCATTTAGATTCCTTGAAGGATATAGGTGATGGAACTGTAGTAGGTGAGGCAGCAAGTAATAAAGAAGGGGAAAAACCAGCTGATGTTGAATTAAAAAAAGCATATAATACATTGAAAGGAATAGTGGACATAGCTTATAAAGAAGGTATTTCAAAGCCGGAAGCAGGAGAAGTGGCAGTACAGGCAAATGGAGGCGCAGATAATAAGGATGGTGCTAAAATATTATCTACAGATAGTACTGGTAAACCAGTAGCAGGAGATTCAGGAAAAGCAGCTGCAATACTTACAACAGTAAGTGGCAAAGAAATGTTAGCATCAATAGTTGCATCAGGAGAGAATGATCCAGAACTATCACAAGCTGCAAAGGCGGAGACAACCGCAATGAGTTTTGCAAGAGGTAATAATGGAAATCACTTAGCAAATGCTGCTGCAAAAGCAGCAGCAGTAGCAGGAGGAATAGCATTGCGTTCATTAGTTAAGTCAGGTAAATTAGCATCAGGCGCAGGAGATGGTAATGCAGGAGGTAAAGAAGAAGTACAAGCAGTAGGTATAGATGCAGTAAATAAGTTATTAGTAGCAGTAGAAGATATAATTAAGAAAACAGTAAAGAATGTTCTTGAGAAAGCAAGAGGAGAAATAGATAAAGCAAGAGCTCCAAAACCAGAAGGTCAGTAATAAGATAAATAATTAGATTAATTGCTTAAAAATAAGATTAGAAGGCATCTTAGATATAAATCTAAGATGCCTTCTATATTGTTGTAATTAAACCCAAGAAGTTAAAGATTCTATGAAAATTAATCCTGAAGATACTCCTGTAACTACTGATAAGCAGATTCCTGAAATTAAAAACCAATAATCAGAATTAATAACAATAAACATAAACTAAATAAAGTCATTTGAGGAAAAATTTTCTCTCTTCATAAGAATTGTTTTCCTTTTATTTATATCTTGCTCCCTTGAGTTAATAAGGAGGCACGTAATAATGAAAAGAATTACTTTAAGTGCATTATTAATGACTTTATTTTTACTTATTAGCTGTGGCAGTGGTCAACAACCACAAGCTGGTAAGGATGGCGAGGCAGCTACAGGGGGGCGAAGTTTAAGTGAAGTCCTAATGGAGGTAGGGAGAAGTGCTGAAAATGCTTTTTATTCATTTTTAGAGTTACTTTCAGATACATTAGGTTTTACTGTAACTAAAGATACAAAAAAGAGTGAGGTAGGAGATTATTTTAGCAGTCTAGGTGTTAAGCTTGAAGCAGCAGCAAATGACTTAGAACAAGTAGCAGTTAAGGCAACAGCAGATGTTGAGAAAGACGATGCATCTAAAAATCCTATCAGAGTAGCAGTTGATGCTGCTAAGACTACTTTAAACACATTAAAAACCCATTTAGACTCCTTAAAAGGAGTAGGTGATGACAAAGTAGTAGGTTGGGCAGAAAATGATCAACAAGGAATCAAACCAGCTGATGATGGATTGAATAAACTCCTTAATGCATTGCAGTCAATAGTAAAGGCAGCAACAAATGCAGGTGTTTTAGCACCAAAAGCAGGGAATACAACATTGACAGTAAATGGGGTAGATAATAAGGATGGTGCTAAGGTATTAGCTATAGACAAACCAGAGGCAGCAGTAGGAGAAAAAGCATCATTAATAGTATCAGCAGTAACTGGTGAGGAAATACTAGCATCAATAGTTGCCTCAAAAGAAGGTGATCAAGCACTAGGAGCAGCGGCAGATGGAACTACAACTGCGATGAGTTTTGCAAAAGGAGGAACAAAGGACAACCTAAATGCAAATACACCAAAAGCAGCAGCAGTAGCAGGAGGAATAGCATTGCGATCCTTGGTTAAAGATGGTAAATTAGCTTCACATAATGATAATAGTGAAAAAGCAGTACAAGCAGCAGGAGTAACCGCAGCAAATAAGTTATTAGTAGCAGTAGAGGATGTAATTAAAAAGACAGTAAAGAATGTGCTTAAAACAGCAAAAGAAAAAATAGATGAAGCAAGAGTTACAAAACCAGCAGATCAGCAATAAAATAGATAGATTAATTGCTTAAAAGTAAGAGTAGGAGGCTATCTTAGATATAGATCTAAGATGCCTTTTATATTGTTGTAATGAAATTTAAGAAGTTAAACTGGCTGCTGAATCTAGAATTTCTTTCTTTGATTCACTTATCAAAATAGGTCAAGGATTTCAAGAGATTTTTGGCATCTTTGGTAATGCTATTGGGGATATTTTGGGACTTACTGCAGTTAAATCGGGTGACAAGAGAAGTAAAGTTGGTGAATACTTTAAGACGATCGGAGATGGACTTACAACTACTAAGAAGAAGTTAAATGAGCTATCAGATAAAATATCTGAAGCAAAAAATGCTGATGGTAGCACAATTGAAGCTGTTAAGGGTGCAATTAGCAGTGCAAATGATGTCTTTGAACAGCTAATTGCTTCTCTAACTACACTTGCTGGGGTTGCTAAGGAAGCTGGTGATACTAATATTGGTGATGCTAATAATGCTGGTGCTGCAGTTGCTGCTGATAAGGATGGAGTTGACACTATAATTAAAAGTGTGAATGCAATTATTGAAGTAGCAAAGAAATCTGAAGTAGAAATCAGTTCTGGAGATGCTGGTAATGCAGTAAATGCTGCTGCTAATACTGACGCACCTGCTGCGCTTGCTGCCAATGCTGGTGCTGGTGATAATTCTGGTCCTAAACTTGCTGAAGAGGTATCTAAAGCAGACTCATGGGCAATGATTGATAAAATAAAAGATTCTAAAACCACAGCTGGTAATCTTAATCAAAACAATAATAATGATGCTGGAACATTAGCAGTTGGTACTCCTAGTCATGCTAATGGTGCTAAGGCAGCTACTAATGCAGACTTAGCAGCAGCTGTTGCTCTTAAGGCCATGACTAAGGGTGGTAAATTTAGTGCTGCTGCTAATGAAGATGGTGCAGTTAAAGCCGCTGCTGTAACTGCTGTAAATAAGGTACTGGGAATACTTGACTTAATAATTAGAAAAACAGTAGCAATCAATCTAGATAAGATAAGAGAAGCTGTTAAGGGAATACAGTACTCTGAAACTACTACTGAATCAGCTGAAGCTAGTTCTACTCAACCCGCTGCTACTAAATAAATTATCTAATTAAATAATCTACTAAATAAAGTCATTTTAGGAAAACTTTTCTCTATTCATGAGA
Proteins encoded in this window:
- a CDS encoding variable large family protein, encoding MKNKLNERIKNFNITILISLFLLISCGSGQLQAGKDGEAATGGRSLSEVLMEVGRSAENAFYSFLELLSDTLGFTAKSTTKKDEVGKYFSELGVKLGKASEELEAVAKNSEVEGVKDGSISVAIRGAVDTAKEVLGMLKGHLDSLKDIGDGTVVGEAASNKEGEKPADVELKKAYNTLKGIVDIAYKEGISKPEAGEVAVQANGGADNKDGAKILSTDSTGKPVAGDSGKAAAILTTVSGKEMLASIVASGENDPELSQAAKAETTAMSFARGNNGNHLANAAAKAAAVAGGIALRSLVKSGKLASGAGDGNAGGKEEVQAVGIDAVNKLLVAVEDIIKKTVKNVLEKARGEIDKARAPKPEGQ
- a CDS encoding variable large family protein yields the protein MKRITLSALLMTLFLLISCGSGQQPQAGKDGEAATGGRSLSEVLMEVGRSAENAFYSFLELLSDTLGFTVTKDTKKSEVGDYFSSLGVKLEAAANDLEQVAVKATADVEKDDASKNPIRVAVDAAKTTLNTLKTHLDSLKGVGDDKVVGWAENDQQGIKPADDGLNKLLNALQSIVKAATNAGVLAPKAGNTTLTVNGVDNKDGAKVLAIDKPEAAVGEKASLIVSAVTGEEILASIVASKEGDQALGAAADGTTTAMSFAKGGTKDNLNANTPKAAAVAGGIALRSLVKDGKLASHNDNSEKAVQAAGVTAANKLLVAVEDVIKKTVKNVLKTAKEKIDEARVTKPADQQ
- the bdr gene encoding Bdr family repetitive protein, producing the protein MGLAQPVITQQMVINELTKAGINRDIAIDLSYRYYKNELTYKDIEYLETTFNLKLEKVEATLQADIRDLDNKIVNVKNELKSDIKDLDNKIDSVENNLNTKIDTKFNELDNKIDSVENNLNTKIDTKFNELDNKIDSVRSELKSDIKDLDNKIDNVRNEVSLVRKDMEINNVELDSKLDKTASELKSTLRLHGWMFGTLITLNIGIFLALMSLLVK